The Panicum hallii strain FIL2 chromosome 9, PHallii_v3.1, whole genome shotgun sequence genome has a window encoding:
- the LOC112874640 gene encoding uncharacterized protein LOC112874640 — protein sequence MDQEEAPAQPGSARADAVTLRPFDLADVDAMMSWASDPVVTAFMTWDAYTSREALLAFMRDAVLPHPWFRAVCLGGGGEGSRPVPVGAVSVTPTDDRCRAELGVVLARAHWGKGVAAAALKRTVAAAFGDLEGVERVEALVDVDNAASQRALEKAGFQREAVLRSYCVVKGSIRDMVIYSFISTDPLVE from the coding sequence ATGGACCAAGAAGAAGCGCCTGCCCAGCCGGGGTCCGCGCGCGCGGACGCGGTCACGCTCCGGCCGTTCGACCTCGCCGACGTCGACGCCATGATGTCGTGGGCGTCGGACCCCGTCGTCACGGCGTTCATGACGTGGGACGCCTACACGTCCCGGGAGGCCCTGCTCGCGTTCATGCGCGACGCCGTGCTGCCGCACCCCTGGTTCCGCGCCGTctgcctcggcggcggcggcgaggggtccCGCCCCGTGCCCGTGGGCGCGGTGTCCGTGACGCCGACGGACGACCGGTGCCGCGCCGAGCTCGGCGTCGTGCTGGCGCGCGCGCACTGGGGGAAGGgcgtggccgcggcggcgctgaAGCGCACGGTCGCCGCGGCGTTCGGCGACCTCGAGGGCGTGGAGCGCGTAGAGGCGCTCGTGGACGTCGACAACGCGGCGTCGCAGCGGGCGCTCGAGAAGGCCGGGTTCCAGCGGGAGGCCGTGCTGCGGAGCTACTGCGTGGTCAAGGGAAGTATCAGGGACATGGTGATCTACAGCTTCATCTCCACTGACCCCCTCGTAGAGTGA
- the LOC112874642 gene encoding uncharacterized protein LOC112874642 — translation MAEVTLRRFELSDVDAMMAWASDPQVAAFCRWEPYESREPLLAFLRDTVLPHPWFRAVCAPGSGAVVGAVSVAPSTAERCRGELGYVLARAHWGKGVATAAVRRALRDVFAEVEGLRRVEALVDVDNPASQRVAEKAGLRREGVLRRHYWHKGRARDMVMYSFLASDPLPE, via the coding sequence ATGGCGGAGGTAACCCTCCGCCGCTTCGAGCTCTCCGACGTGGACGCCATGATGGCGTGGGCGTCGGACCCGCAGGTGGCCGCCTTCTGCCGGTGGGAGCCCTACGAGTCCAGGGAGCCCCTGCTGGCGTTCCTGCGCGACACCGTGCTCCCGCACCCGTGGTTCCGCGCCGTCTGCGCCCCCGGCTCCGGCGCGGTCGTGGGCGCGGTGTCCGTGGctccgtcgacggcggagcggtGCCGCGGGGAGCTCGGGTACGTGCTGGCCCGCGCGCACTGGGGCAAGGGCGTGGCGACCGCGGCCGTGCGGCGCGCGCTGCGGGACGTGTTCGCGGAGGTGGAGGGGCTGCGGCGCGTGGAGGCGCTGGTGGACGTGGACAACCCGGCGTCGCAGCGCGTGGCGGAGAAAGCCGGGCTCCGCCGCGAGGGCGTCCTGCGGCGGCACTACTGGCACAAGGGCCGCGCCAGGGACATGGTCATGTACAGCTTCCTCGCCTCCGACCCCCTCCCCGAATGA
- the LOC112876387 gene encoding uncharacterized protein LOC112876387, whose translation RFTDGGASSGAVIRVSTRLGGTYAFDTARGSWRREGDWTLPFEGRAQYVADYGLWFGFSNSDRGGFVLRAANFEGGRPVQRHIWPDVDGIADHADEWYTGDDYLSYLGASRFCVTRFLTSTKDFRHIAVVTALEATLAAGSEELHMVRKASRCYHFSKVFLSLSWKRQAQKKDFFLSNPLLLMNNAIAPSYVSAFELEVPADLLPDTCVQISVIFIALLSVASTFRRGQ comes from the coding sequence CGTTTCACCGACGGCGGGGCCTCGAGCGGCGCGGTCATCAGGGTGTCCACGCGGCTCGGCGGCACGTACGCGTTCGACACGGCGCGCGGGTCGTGGCGCAGGGAAGGCGACTGGACGCTGCCCTTCGAGGGCCGCGCGCAGTACGTCGCCGACTACGGCCTCTGGTTCGGGTTCTCGAACTCGGACCGAGGGGGTTTCGTCCTGCGCGCGGCCAACTTCGAGGGGGGCAGGCCGGTGCAGAGGCATATCTGGCCCGACGTCGACGGCATCGCGGACCACGCCGACGAGTGGTACACGGGGGATGACTACCTCTCCTACCTAGGGGCCAGCAGGTTCTGCGTGACAAGGTTCTTAACCTCCACGAAAGATTTCCGGCACATCGCCGTCGTGACGGCATTGGAGGCGACGCTCGCCGCGGGGAGCGAGGAGTTGCACATGGTCAGGAAGGCGTCGAGGTGCTACCACTTCTCCAAAGTCTTTTTGAGTTTGAGTTGGAAAAGACAAGCACAAAAAAAAGACTTTTTTTTGTCAAATCCCCTGCTACTGATGAACAACGCCATTGCACCATCGTATGTGTCAGCTTTTGAACTAGAAGTTCCTGCAGATTTGTTGCCGGACACATGTGTCCAAATTTCAGTGATTTTTATTGCTTTGCTTTCTGTGGCGTCGACATTTCGCCGTGGGCAGTGA
- the LOC112874641 gene encoding uncharacterized protein LOC112874641, which translates to MEEAKPIIPKAPVEVTLRKFELSDVDAMMAWASDPQVAAVCRWDPYESTEPLLAFIRDVVLPHPWFRAICVAGGEEPRPVGAVSVSPTGDPCRAELGYVLARAHWGRGVATAAVKRTVGAVFGEVQGLERVEALVDVANPASQRVLEKAGFTREAVLRKYGAVKGVVRDMVMFSFVTTDPVPE; encoded by the coding sequence ATGGAGGAAGCCAAGCCCATCATCCCCAAGGCGCCCGTGGAGGTGACGCTCCGCAAGTTCGAGTTGTCCGACGTAGACGCCATGATGGCGTGGGCGTCGGACCCGCAGGTGGCCGCCGTCTGCCGGTGGGACCCCTACGAGTCCACGGAGCCGCTGCTCGCCTTCATCCGCGACGTCGTGCTCCCGCACCCGTGGTTTCGCGCCATCTGCGTCGCCGGGGGCGAGGAGCCCCGCCCCGTGGGCGCGGTGTCCGTGTCGCCGACGGGGGACCCGTGCCGCGCCGAGCTCGGCTACGTGCTGGCGCGCGCGCACTGGGGCCGGGGCGTGGCGACGGCCGCCGTGAAGCGCACGGTGGGCGCGGTGTTCGGCGAGGTGCAGGGGCTGGAGCGCGTGGAGGCGCTGGTGGACGTGGCCAACCCGGCGTCGCAGCGCGTGCTGGAGAAGGCCGGGTTCACGCGGGAGGCCGTGCTCCGCAAGTACGGCGCCGTCAAGGGCGTCGTCCGGGACATGGTCATGTTCAGCTTCGTCACGACCGATCCAGTGCCCGAGTGA
- the LOC112876404 gene encoding non-specific lipid transfer protein GPI-anchored 2-like, protein MGPAACAAAVRALGVAVAAALLACRCAAQPSGSGCMPELVSLSPCMDYLSGNATTPDGPSCCSALSGMLGSSPGCLCIVLGGTAASLGVAVDGARVAQLPEACKVQAPPASQCNAVGAPAASPAALGTPAVAAPSDANATPAGSESKSTPASTLAYSDGNTGKPATIFVFAAAALALLYRL, encoded by the exons ATGGGACCAGcagcctgcgccgccgccgtgcgcgcccTGGGCGTAGCCGTGGCGGCCGCGCTCCTGGCGTGCCGATGCGCGGCGCAGCCGTCGGGCTCCGGCTGCATGCCGGAGCTGGTCAGCCTGTCGCCGTGCATGGACTACCTGTCGGGCAACGCCACGACGCCCGACGGGCCGTCGTGCTGCTCGGCGCTGTCGGGCATGCTGGGATCGAGCCCGGGCTGCCTCTGCATTGTGCTCGGCGGCACGGCCGCGTCGCTCGGCGTCGCCGTCGACGGCGCTCGCGTGGCGCAGCTGCCCGAGGCGTGCAAGGTCCAGGCCCCACCTGCCAGCCAGTGCAACG CCGTGGGAGCTCCAGCGGCGTCTCCAGCGGCGCTGGGTACTccggccgtggcggcgccgtCAGACGCCAACGCGACCCCTGCAG GGTCTGAATCGAAGTCTACGCCAGCATCCACACTTGCATACTCTGACGGAAACACCGGGAAACCTGCAACGATCTTCGTCTTCGCCGCCGCAGCACTGGCGCTGCTCTATCGTTTGTGA